GCGCTCTATCCAAAGATACACCGATTGGCGTGGGCATTCTGACCTGCGATATCGCGACCGCAGCCGAACAAGCGCTTTCTGCCTATGCAGGCGGTGCGTCGCGGTTGTTGATGGCGCCGCCGTTTTTCATGAAGAACATGGGGGACGATGGGCTTTTTGCGTGGTACAGCGCTGTTTTTGATCGGATCGGCGATGCCCTCAAAAACGTAATCCTTTATCACATCCCAAGCCAAACAGCGGTGCCGATTTCCGTTGAGTTGGTTTCTAGATTGCGCGCCGCATATCCTGGTGTGATCACAGGCATTAAGGATAGTTCCGGCGATTGGGACACCACCAAAAAATACCTTGCGGCACATGGCGATATATCCATCTTGGTGGGCGACGAACGCCAATTGCCAAAAGCGATGGCAAATGGCGCAGAAGGCTCGATTTGCGGGGTTTCAAATTTCCTTCCCGGATTATTGCGCAGTATTATCCACGAGGGGGCTGATGCGCGGCTTTTGTCAGGAATCGTTGATATGGTGGTTGCGGGCCCTGTAACGCCTTCGGTCAAGGTTCTGACGGCGCATGTCTCCAATGATCCGGAATTCATCCGCGTCCGACCGCCCCTGTCGCAATTGTCCGAAGCGGCCCAGAAGGCACTCATCCAAGGGTATGAGGCGGCCATGGCAAAGGGATGACGCGCCACTTACCTTAAACGCTCTCCATGCTAATCAGGTTTTCGCTAGACGTGCGGCCACATGAACTAAAGTGCTTGTGGAAAAACCTTGATGGGTGGGGGCGCCTCCTTTTGCGGACGATGATTGGGCCTCCCGCGTGCGTCATTTTAAAACGCTGGTTTCGAATGGGGACGCCGAAGGTCACTTGAGGGGAAAATTGGCTTTCCGACGGATGATCCGTGTGACATGTTAATCTGAAGTTAGGACGCAAGGGCGTCAAAAGTCACTTAATCGTTCTTACTGGAGGTGCCAAATGAAAACTTCGAAACCGATCCCAAAGCCCGACGAAGGTAAAACCAACAGTTTGCGCGAGCAAGCCTATGGCAGTTTCACAGAGCATCTTTTGGCGCGCTCCCTTCGGCCGGGTCAATTCGTATCACAACGAGAGTTGGTCGAGTTGACGGGGCTTGGTCTTGGTGCCATTCGCGAATTGGTCCCGAGGCTTGAATCGGAAGGATTGATCAAGACTGTTCCCAAACGCGGGATGCAGATAGCGCACGTCGATCTCAACCTGATCCGCGACGCGTTCGAGTTTAGGCTTTTCATCGAGGTAGAATCCGCATCCCTATTCACTCAAAATGCGTCGAATGCCGATGTCGCGCGTCTCCATGAAGTACATGTTGCAATTGTTCAGGAATGTGAGGAAGCCGCGGCGGCAGGAGGCATTCAACCCGAACTCGTTGCGCGGGCGCAATCCATTGATTGGGGCTTCCACGCGACGATTGTTGATGCGCTTGGCAATCGGATAATCAACGATGCTTATCGCGTAAATATGATTAAAATCCGATTGATTAAGCAAGAACAGACCCAATTAAACCTCGCGGTGATCGTTCCGACAATGCTTGAACACATCAAAATCATTGAGGCTTTCAAGGTGCGCGACGCTGCCAAGGCCAGCCAAGCAATGCGGGAACACATAATAAGCGCGAGAAACCGCGCCTTGGAACAACGCTAACGGCCAAGTCATATTGGATGGCATTACAGACAAAAAAATTGTTAGGGGCAGGGTGGTTTCGTCTCACTCCTACTTTAATGCCGGTCCCCTAGTTACTTGATTGGCGCAACCGGAGAAACTCGCCAGACGCGATTTTCTCCGGGCAATATCACGATGCGTCGTGACAAAAGCTTCTGGGGTCTTGCAGAGACGGGTTCGAATGGGACTGACAGCGGCAAACAACAGCCGATTAATTCGACACCCAATTTCGAGGTGCTTGACGATTGGGTCTCTTCAATCGAAATAATATCAGCAGGCGTTTAAGTAAGTTGCAATTGGCCATTCATCTTTTCGCAACATCGTTTTCTTGATCCAGCCTGCAGCCTCGCCGAAACGCGCGCGGCACCAAATTCCGTCAGAGGCTGTTGTGCAATAGTTGACCTTTAAGCAGGTGCCTTTTGGCAACGTCCCTACCGAGAGCGAATTTCCTCGTGGTTGTTCGCGGACGTTTAGGTTCACAAGCAATTCAACCGAGGAAATAACGCCGCCGCCCTCTGTGAAAATGGGCAGGGCCAATTCCTCTTTTGTTGCGCATTCAGCCGTGTAGCCTTTGTAAATACACCGGTGTTCTCGAAGGGCTTGGCTGAACTTGGCGTTCTCTGGGGCGCCATTCGCTCGCTCTAAAATAACGCTGCGAAATGTGTCCCCGACGTCACCAGTTACTCGATTTTGGTTGCCTCCGAGGCGGGCAATCAAAGCGTCATTCTCAGCATAGAGGGCAAGTTGGTTGTCTTCGATATCCCATGCTTTGACGCTGTCAAAAGGGGCCACACAATTTTCGGAGGTACCGGAGGGGCGCAATTGAGATTCTTCAACCACGCCACGCAGTTCAATCACATTCGTAAGCTCAAAGGAGCATGGAGCGGGGCTCGTTGAAAACGACGAGTCAAAAATCAACCATTGACCAGAAAAAGCCTCTAAAAACATATCTTTAGATTGTGCTGTTGCCTGTATCGAAAAACAAAGAACAAGTGAATTGATAAGCC
This Falsihalocynthiibacter arcticus DNA region includes the following protein-coding sequences:
- a CDS encoding dihydrodipicolinate synthase family protein, whose product is MKKTRIFGLSAALVTPFGPTGDPDLTRVVSHAKFVISGGCDSVTLFGTTGEGFGLSSHERRDILEAVSGALSKDTPIGVGILTCDIATAAEQALSAYAGGASRLLMAPPFFMKNMGDDGLFAWYSAVFDRIGDALKNVILYHIPSQTAVPISVELVSRLRAAYPGVITGIKDSSGDWDTTKKYLAAHGDISILVGDERQLPKAMANGAEGSICGVSNFLPGLLRSIIHEGADARLLSGIVDMVVAGPVTPSVKVLTAHVSNDPEFIRVRPPLSQLSEAAQKALIQGYEAAMAKG
- a CDS encoding GntR family transcriptional regulator, which gives rise to MKTSKPIPKPDEGKTNSLREQAYGSFTEHLLARSLRPGQFVSQRELVELTGLGLGAIRELVPRLESEGLIKTVPKRGMQIAHVDLNLIRDAFEFRLFIEVESASLFTQNASNADVARLHEVHVAIVQECEEAAAAGGIQPELVARAQSIDWGFHATIVDALGNRIINDAYRVNMIKIRLIKQEQTQLNLAVIVPTMLEHIKIIEAFKVRDAAKASQAMREHIISARNRALEQR
- a CDS encoding SH3 domain-containing protein — protein: MIELRGVVEESQLRPSGTSENCVAPFDSVKAWDIEDNQLALYAENDALIARLGGNQNRVTGDVGDTFRSVILERANGAPENAKFSQALREHRCIYKGYTAECATKEELALPIFTEGGGVISSVELLVNLNVREQPRGNSLSVGTLPKGTCLKVNYCTTASDGIWCRARFGEAAGWIKKTMLRKDEWPIATYLNAC